One Hyphomicrobium sp. CS1GBMeth3 DNA window includes the following coding sequences:
- a CDS encoding cobalamin biosynthesis protein, with translation MAGGEAMLACGIGCRRGTPAEEIEAAISAAWASLGYAGEIAVLATEVSKTEEPGLREAARRLGVALVAFSAEELRSVAGSILTFSKAALQHKGTPSVAEASALLAAGKNARLLGPRWAGPTTTCALAVGDGRLP, from the coding sequence ATGGCGGGTGGTGAAGCCATGCTAGCGTGCGGTATCGGCTGTCGACGTGGAACACCCGCCGAGGAGATCGAAGCCGCGATTAGCGCTGCATGGGCGAGCTTGGGCTACGCGGGTGAGATCGCGGTGCTTGCGACGGAGGTTTCCAAAACCGAGGAGCCGGGGCTCCGCGAAGCCGCACGTCGGCTTGGTGTCGCGCTGGTAGCCTTCAGCGCTGAGGAGCTGCGGAGCGTGGCGGGCTCTATTCTTACCTTCTCGAAGGCGGCGCTTCAGCACAAAGGCACGCCATCCGTTGCGGAAGCGTCCGCATTGCTGGCCGCCGGAAAAAATGCCCGGCTTCTTGGTCCACGTTGGGCCGGCCCCACGACCACGTGTGCTTTGGCAGTTGGCGATGGGAGGCTGCCATGA
- the cobJ gene encoding precorrin-3B C(17)-methyltransferase, producing MSGKLTVVGLGPGSAELTTPAVSRALAEATDLVGYVTYLDRVPPSPVGQRRHASDNRVEVERAREALALAAAGKSVVVVSSGDPGVFAMASALFEAVEAGEPSWRALDIRIEPGVTAMLAAAAHVGAPLGGDFCTISLSDNLKAWSTIERRLEAAAQGDFVIALYNPASVARPDQLGRAFALLQRWKSPDTLVVFVKAAGTPNAETRIARLGDADAAGADMRTLVLIGSSQTRAIERSGAAPWIYTPRSERDIA from the coding sequence GTGAGCGGCAAGCTGACCGTCGTCGGCCTGGGGCCGGGCAGCGCGGAGTTGACGACTCCTGCCGTGAGCCGGGCGCTCGCTGAAGCGACCGATCTTGTCGGCTACGTCACCTATCTCGATCGTGTGCCGCCTAGTCCTGTGGGCCAGCGCCGTCACGCGTCAGACAACCGTGTCGAGGTCGAGCGCGCGCGTGAGGCTTTGGCTTTGGCGGCGGCGGGGAAGAGCGTCGTCGTTGTCTCGAGCGGAGATCCTGGCGTGTTTGCCATGGCCTCCGCACTGTTCGAGGCGGTGGAAGCTGGCGAGCCGTCGTGGCGCGCACTCGATATTCGTATCGAGCCCGGCGTGACGGCGATGCTCGCGGCTGCGGCCCATGTCGGGGCGCCGTTGGGCGGCGACTTCTGCACCATCTCGCTCTCCGACAATCTCAAGGCGTGGAGCACCATCGAGCGGCGTCTCGAAGCGGCGGCCCAGGGTGACTTCGTTATTGCGCTTTACAACCCTGCGTCTGTTGCGCGGCCTGATCAGCTCGGCCGTGCGTTTGCGCTTCTTCAGCGGTGGAAGTCACCGGACACGCTTGTCGTGTTCGTCAAGGCAGCCGGCACGCCGAATGCGGAGACGCGGATCGCGCGGCTTGGCGACGCCGACGCGGCGGGCGCAGACATGCGCACGCTCGTTCTCATTGGTTCGAGCCAGACGCGGGCTATCGAGCGCTCGGGTGCCGCGCCATGGATTTACACGCCGCGGTCGGAGCGGGACATCGCATGA
- a CDS encoding cobalt-precorrin-6A reductase, whose translation MEAPKMRVLILGGTTEASAIARHLAQDPRFAVTLSLAGRTSNPAAAPGLALRVGGFGGSAGLARWLAEEKIAVVIDATHPYAAQISHNADTAAAERGLPLCTVIRPPWQPDPADRWQTVHSMEAAADALGTEPQRVFLSIGRQGVGAFLRAQQHSYVIRSIEPPEDNALPPDTTVIQMRGPFTLEDEIDLLRSRHIDVVVSKNAGGAATYAKIEAARRLVLPVVMIERPYKAGRHFVATAEEALDWLVARHAMSRSDRGV comes from the coding sequence ATGGAAGCCCCCAAGATGCGCGTCCTGATCCTCGGAGGCACCACAGAGGCGTCGGCGATCGCGCGCCACCTCGCGCAAGATCCACGCTTCGCGGTGACGCTGTCGCTCGCTGGACGTACGAGCAATCCCGCCGCGGCTCCGGGTTTGGCACTGCGCGTCGGAGGCTTCGGGGGTTCCGCAGGGCTCGCACGCTGGCTGGCGGAAGAAAAGATCGCGGTCGTCATCGACGCGACGCACCCCTATGCCGCGCAAATTTCGCACAATGCCGATACGGCGGCAGCAGAACGTGGCCTTCCACTTTGCACCGTGATCCGCCCGCCCTGGCAGCCCGATCCGGCCGATCGCTGGCAAACAGTCCATTCGATGGAAGCTGCGGCCGACGCCCTGGGCACCGAGCCGCAACGCGTTTTCCTGAGCATCGGTCGGCAAGGCGTTGGCGCCTTCCTTCGTGCGCAACAGCACAGCTACGTCATCCGCAGCATCGAGCCGCCCGAAGACAACGCGCTGCCGCCCGACACGACGGTGATCCAGATGCGCGGCCCTTTCACGCTTGAGGACGAAATCGATCTTCTGAGGTCCCGACACATCGATGTCGTCGTCAGCAAGAATGCAGGCGGCGCTGCGACCTACGCCAAGATCGAGGCTGCGCGCCGCCTCGTGCTTCCGGTCGTGATGATCGAGCGGCCGTACAAGGCCGGTCGCCATTTTGTGGCCACCGCGGAAGAGGCGCTCGACTGGCTGGTCGCACGTCATGCGATGTCCCGCTCCGACCGCGGCGTGTAA
- the cbiE gene encoding precorrin-6y C5,15-methyltransferase (decarboxylating) subunit CbiE: MGESQRRLDGRWLALIGIGEDGVAGLSDAAKALLGQAELVVGGQRHLMLARDALRGKQLAWPSPISGAFPEIVARRGRPVAVLASGDPFFFGIGKQLVEIVAAEEILCLPQPSAFSLAAARLGWALQDTALVTLHGRPLESIARYLQPSARILALSWDGETPARLARLLAARGLGMATLTVLETLGGSRERIRTSLASDFALSDIDALNTVAISLPQDVTAAMIGLASGLDDDLFESDGQLTKREIRAVTLSSLAPRAGELLWDVGLGAGSIAIEWLLRHPSMRAVGIEGRADRAERAARNAATLGTPDLRVVMGRAPDALAGLPAPDAVFLGGGMSDAGVFEAAWDALKPGGRLVANAVALRTEQRMLDLYGRLGGDLVRLDVARAAPIGNEMGWTPARPVTQWRVVKPC, encoded by the coding sequence ATGGGTGAGTCTCAGCGGCGATTGGATGGGCGCTGGCTGGCGCTGATCGGAATCGGCGAGGATGGCGTCGCCGGTCTTTCCGACGCGGCCAAGGCGCTTCTTGGGCAGGCCGAGCTGGTCGTCGGTGGCCAGCGTCATCTCATGTTGGCGCGAGATGCGCTTCGCGGCAAGCAGCTCGCGTGGCCGAGCCCGATCAGCGGCGCGTTTCCTGAGATCGTTGCGCGACGCGGGCGGCCGGTCGCGGTGTTGGCGAGCGGGGATCCGTTTTTCTTCGGCATCGGTAAGCAGCTTGTCGAGATTGTCGCGGCGGAGGAGATTCTGTGCTTGCCGCAGCCCTCGGCATTCAGCCTGGCGGCAGCACGGCTTGGCTGGGCGCTGCAGGATACTGCGCTCGTCACATTGCATGGGCGTCCGCTCGAGTCGATTGCGCGCTATCTGCAACCTAGCGCGCGGATCCTGGCGTTGTCGTGGGATGGCGAGACGCCAGCCCGTCTCGCTCGGCTGCTCGCGGCGCGCGGGCTGGGCATGGCGACGCTCACGGTTCTCGAAACGCTGGGCGGTTCGCGCGAGCGCATTCGGACATCTTTGGCGTCCGATTTTGCGCTTTCGGATATCGATGCGCTCAACACCGTAGCTATCAGTCTGCCGCAGGATGTGACTGCAGCCATGATCGGTCTTGCCTCGGGACTCGATGATGACCTCTTCGAGAGTGACGGGCAGTTGACGAAGCGCGAGATCCGCGCCGTTACGCTTTCGTCGCTGGCACCGCGCGCGGGAGAGTTGCTGTGGGACGTTGGGCTCGGCGCGGGCTCGATCGCCATCGAGTGGCTGTTGCGTCATCCGTCCATGCGCGCCGTCGGCATCGAGGGGCGCGCGGACCGGGCCGAGCGGGCTGCGCGAAACGCGGCAACGTTGGGCACGCCGGATCTTCGCGTCGTGATGGGACGTGCGCCGGATGCGCTTGCCGGTCTGCCTGCGCCCGACGCCGTCTTCCTCGGCGGTGGGATGAGCGATGCCGGTGTGTTCGAGGCCGCGTGGGATGCGCTGAAGCCTGGAGGCCGGCTGGTGGCCAACGCGGTCGCGCTCAGGACGGAACAGCGTATGCTCGATCTCTATGGTCGACTCGGCGGCGATCTCGTTCGTCTCGACGTGGCGCGCGCGGCGCCGATCGGCAACGAGATGGGCTGGACGCCAGCGCGGCCGGTGACGCAATGGCGGGTGGTGAAGCCATGCTAG